One genomic region from Mastacembelus armatus chromosome 21, fMasArm1.2, whole genome shotgun sequence encodes:
- the hspd1 gene encoding 60 kDa heat shock protein, mitochondrial → MFRLPTVMKQVRPVCRALAPHLTRAYAKDVKFGADARALMLQGVDLLADAVAVTMGPKGRTVIIEQSWGSPKVTKDGVTVAKSIDLKDKYKNVGAKLVQDVANNTNEEAGDGTTTATVLARAIAKEGFDIISKGANPVEIRRGVMMAVETVISELKKLSKPVTTPEEIAQVATISANGDTEIGNIISDAMKKVGRKGVITVKDGKTLHDELEIIEGMKFDRGYISPYFINTAKGQKCEFQDAYLLLSEKKISSVQSIVPALEIANQHRKPLVIVAEDVDGEALSTLVLNRLKVGLQVVAVKAPGFGDNRKNQLKDMAVATGGTVFGDEALGLALEDIQAHDFGRVGEVQITKDDTLLLKGGGSPADVEKRAAEIAEQLENTTSDYEKEKLNERLAKLSDGVAVLKVGGTSDVEVNEKKDRVTDALNATRAAVEEGIVLGGGCALLRCIPALDTLTTANADQKIGVDIIRRALRIPALTIAKNAGVEGSLVVEKILQAAPEIGYDAMQGEYVNMVEKGIIDPTKVVRTALLDAAGVASLLSTAEAVVTEIPKEEKEMPGGGMGGMGGMGGGMGF, encoded by the exons ATGTTTCGTTTGCCGACGGTCATGAAGCAGGTGAGGCCCGTGTGCCGGGCGCTGGCCCCTCACCTCACACGAGCCTACGCTAAAGATGTGAAGTTTGGAGCGGACGCTCGTGCCCTCATGCTGCAGGGCGTGGACCTGCTGGCTGACGCTGTGGCTGTCACCATGGGCCCAAAG GGTCGCACTGTCATCATCGAGCAGAGCTGGGGCAGCCCTAAGGTCACCAAAGACGGTGTGACCGTGGCCAAGAGCATTGACCTGAAAGACAAGTACAAGAATGTCGGGGCCAAGCTGGTGCAGGACGTGGCCAACAACACCAATGAGGAGGCTGGTGACGGCACCACTACGGCCACGGTTTTGGCTCGAGCCATTGCCAAAGAGGGCTTTGACATCATCAGCAAAGGCGCCAACCCTGTGGAGATCCGCCGTGGAGTCATGATGGCCGTGGAAACCGTCATCAGCGAGCTGAAGAAGCTCTCCAAGCCGGTCACAACCCCAGAGGAGATTGCACAG GTCGCTACGATCTCAGCCAACGGAGACACGGAGATCGGTAACATCATATCTGATGCAATGAAGAAGGTTGGCCGCAAGGGAGTCATCACGGTCAAG GATGGGAAGACTCTGCACGACGAGCTGGAGATCATCGAAGGCATGAAGTTTGACCGTGGATACATCTCCCCATATTTCATCAACACTGCCAAAG GTCAGAAGTGCGAGTTCCAGGACGCCTACCTGCTGCTGAGTGAGAAGAAGATCTCCAGTGTCCAGAGCATCGTCCCAGCTCTGGAGATCGCCAACCAGCACCGCAAGCCCCTGGTGATTGTGGCTGAGGATGTGGATGGAGAGGCCCTGAGCACCTTGGTTCTCAACAG GCTGAAGGTTGGGCTTCAGGTGGTGGCTGTTAAAGCTCCCGGCTTCGGAGACAacaggaagaaccagctgaAGGACATGGCCGTCGCTACCGGGGGCACT GTGTTCGGAGATGAGGCTCTGGGTCTGGCTCTTGAAGACATCCAGGCCCATGACTTCGGTAGAGTCGGCGAGGTGCAGATCACCAAAGATGACACGTTGCTGCTGAAGGGTGGGGGCAGCCCAGCTGACGTTGAGAAACGGGCAGCGGAGATCGCAGAGCAGCTGGAGAACACCACAAGCGACTACGAGAAGGAGAAGCTGAACGAGAGGCTGGCCAAGCTGTCTGACGGCGTGGCCGTGCTGAAG GTGGGAGGAACCAGTGACGTGGAGGTGAATGAGAAGAAGGACCGAGTGACTGACGCTCTGAACGCCACCCGGGCAGCTGTGGAGGAGGGCATTGTGCTGGGTGGAGGCTGTGCTCTGCTGCGCTGCATCCCCGCCCTCGATACCCTGACAACTGCCAATGCTGACCAGAAGATCG GTGTGGACATCATCAGACGGGCGCTGCGTATCCCCGCCCTGACCATCGCTAAGAACGCAGGAGTGGAGGGTTCACTAGTGGTGGAGAAGATCCTGCAGGCGGCACCTGAGATCGGCTATGACGCCATGCAGGGCGAGTACGTCAACATGGTAGAGAAGGGCATCATCGACCCCACCAAG GTGGTGCGGACGGCCCTGTTGGACGCCGCAGGAGTAGCCTCCCTTCTCTCCACCGCTGAGGCTGTGGTCACAGAGATACccaaggaggagaaggagatgCCTGGAGGAGGAATGGGCGGCATGGGTGGCATGGGAGGAGGCATGGGTTTCTAA
- the LOC113123387 gene encoding MOB-like protein phocein isoform X3 — translation MAFRKFLPLFDRVLVERFTAETVTKGGIMLPEKSQGKVLQATVVAVGPGSVNQDFYNWPDESFEEMDSTLAVQQYIQQNIRSDCSNIDKILEPPEGQDEGVWKYEHLRQFCLELNGLAVKLQSECHPDTCTQMTATEQWIFLCAAHKTPKECPAIDYTRHTLDGAACLLNSNKYFPSRVSIKESSVAKLGSVCRRIYRIFSHAYFHHRQIFDKYENETFLCHRFTRFVMKYNLMSKDNLIVPILEEEVQNTSSAGESEA, via the exons ATG GCTTTCAGAAAATTCCTCCCCTTGTTTGACCGGGTGCTGGTGGAGCGCTTCACAGCAGAAACTGTAACAAAGGGGGGCATCATGCTGCCGGAGAAATCTCAAGGCAAAGTCCTGCAGGCCACAGTAGTGGCAGTAGGACCTGGCTCTGTCAACCAG GATTTCTACAACTGGCCAGATGAATCATTTGAGGAGATGGACAGCACCCTGGCTGtccaacag TACATTCAGCAGAACATTCGATCAGATTGCTCCAATATTGACAAAATCCTGGAGCCTCCTGAAGGTCAGGATGAGGGGGTGTGGAAGTACGAGCACCTGAG GCAGTTCTGCCTGGAGCTCAATGGACTTGCAGTGAAACTGCAG AGTGAGTGCCATCCAGACACCTGCACCCAGATGACGGCCACAGAGCAGTGGATCTTTTTATGTGCTGCCCACAAGACACCCAAAGAG TGCCCTGCCATTGATTACACCAGGCACACGCTGGACGGAGCTGCCTGTCTTCTCAATAGCAACAAATACTTCCCCAGCAG GGTGAGCATCAAGGAGTCATCTGTGGCCAAACTGGGCTCTGTGTGTCGTCGTATCTACAGGATATTCTCTCATGCCTACTTCCATCACCGCCAGATATTTGACAAGTATGAG AATGAAACATTCCTCTGTCACCGGTTCACACGCTTCGTAATGAAGTACAACCTGATGTCCAAGGACAACCTGATCGTGCCCATCCTGGAGGAGGAAGTGCAGAACACCTCATCAGCTGGGGAGAGCGAGGCCTAA
- the LOC113123387 gene encoding 10 kDa heat shock protein, mitochondrial isoform X2, with amino-acid sequence MAFRKFLPLFDRVLVERFTAETVTKGGIMLPEKSQGKVLQATVVAVGPGSVNQKGHVQPVSVKVGEKVLLPEYGGTKVVLEDKDYFLFRDGDILGKYVE; translated from the exons ATG GCTTTCAGAAAATTCCTCCCCTTGTTTGACCGGGTGCTGGTGGAGCGCTTCACAGCAGAAACTGTAACAAAGGGGGGCATCATGCTGCCGGAGAAATCTCAAGGCAAAGTCCTGCAGGCCACAGTAGTGGCAGTAGGACCTGGCTCTGTCAACCAG aaGGGGCACGTACAGCCGGTCAGTGTGAAGGTCGGAGAGAAAGTACTTCTCCCAGAGTATGGTGGAACAAAAGTAGTACTAGAAGACAAG GACTATTTTCTGTTCCGCGATGGTGATATCCTTGGGAAATACGTTGAATGA
- the LOC113123387 gene encoding MOB-like protein phocein isoform X1 gives MVMAEGTAVVRRNRPGTKAKDFYNWPDESFEEMDSTLAVQQYIQQNIRSDCSNIDKILEPPEGQDEGVWKYEHLRQFCLELNGLAVKLQSECHPDTCTQMTATEQWIFLCAAHKTPKECPAIDYTRHTLDGAACLLNSNKYFPSRVSIKESSVAKLGSVCRRIYRIFSHAYFHHRQIFDKYENETFLCHRFTRFVMKYNLMSKDNLIVPILEEEVQNTSSAGESEA, from the exons ATGGTCATGGCGGAGGGTACAGCAGTTGTCAGGAGGAATCGGCCTGGAACCAAGGCAAAG GATTTCTACAACTGGCCAGATGAATCATTTGAGGAGATGGACAGCACCCTGGCTGtccaacag TACATTCAGCAGAACATTCGATCAGATTGCTCCAATATTGACAAAATCCTGGAGCCTCCTGAAGGTCAGGATGAGGGGGTGTGGAAGTACGAGCACCTGAG GCAGTTCTGCCTGGAGCTCAATGGACTTGCAGTGAAACTGCAG AGTGAGTGCCATCCAGACACCTGCACCCAGATGACGGCCACAGAGCAGTGGATCTTTTTATGTGCTGCCCACAAGACACCCAAAGAG TGCCCTGCCATTGATTACACCAGGCACACGCTGGACGGAGCTGCCTGTCTTCTCAATAGCAACAAATACTTCCCCAGCAG GGTGAGCATCAAGGAGTCATCTGTGGCCAAACTGGGCTCTGTGTGTCGTCGTATCTACAGGATATTCTCTCATGCCTACTTCCATCACCGCCAGATATTTGACAAGTATGAG AATGAAACATTCCTCTGTCACCGGTTCACACGCTTCGTAATGAAGTACAACCTGATGTCCAAGGACAACCTGATCGTGCCCATCCTGGAGGAGGAAGTGCAGAACACCTCATCAGCTGGGGAGAGCGAGGCCTAA